A genomic window from Streptomyces sp. WMMC940 includes:
- a CDS encoding TerD family protein codes for MERGQRVVDVSKGNAPGGPGVNLTKGQAISLEKKGGGTLTAVRMGLGWQAAPRRGLFGSRTREIDLDASAVLFADKQPVDVVFFRHLVSDDGSVRHTGDNLVGGAGQGGDDEAILVDLQRVPVHIDQIVFTVNSFTGQTFQEVQNAFCRIVDETNGQELARYTLDGGGQYTAQIMAKVHRAGSGWQMTALGNPANGRTFQDLMPSILPHL; via the coding sequence ATGGAGAGGGGACAGCGCGTGGTGGACGTATCCAAGGGCAATGCGCCCGGGGGTCCCGGCGTCAATCTGACCAAGGGACAGGCCATCAGCCTGGAGAAGAAGGGCGGCGGCACCCTCACCGCGGTGCGGATGGGCCTCGGCTGGCAGGCGGCCCCCCGCCGGGGGCTGTTCGGGTCGCGCACCCGGGAGATCGACCTGGACGCCTCCGCGGTGCTCTTCGCCGACAAGCAGCCGGTGGACGTGGTCTTCTTCCGGCACCTCGTGAGCGACGACGGCTCGGTCCGCCACACCGGCGACAACCTGGTCGGCGGTGCCGGCCAGGGCGGCGACGACGAGGCGATCCTCGTCGATCTGCAGCGGGTGCCGGTGCACATCGACCAGATCGTCTTCACCGTCAACTCCTTCACGGGCCAGACCTTCCAGGAAGTGCAGAACGCCTTCTGCCGCATCGTGGACGAGACCAACGGCCAGGAACTCGCCCGTTACACGCTGGACGGCGGCGGCCAGTACACCGCCCAGATCATGGCCAAGGTGCACCGCGCCGGCTCCGGCTGGCAGATGACCGCCCTGGGCAACCCGGCCAACGGCCGTACGTTCCAGGACCTGATGCCGTCGATCCTGCCGCACCTGTAG